In Mycobacterium gallinarum, a single window of DNA contains:
- a CDS encoding acyl-CoA synthetase translates to MNLFGLLDQAAERFGDRGAVFRGESQLHTWSELRERAMRIASTLGAPGTRIAIASENRPEIVELMFATWAAECAVVPINYKLHPREMVQIIDDAGVSQVFASPKIGAELSSATDVPVETVDSEAYSARTTSTPVERPRSTDPATLAWLFYTSGTTGRSKGAMLSHRNLMAMTVSHLADFDSPDHTCSLVHGAPMSHGSGLYIPPYVLRAARQVIPASAAFEPGEFLDLCERHPGCSAFLAPTMVQRLVQTGRARPQNLRTIVYGGGPMYVDSLKKAVAAFGPIFVQLYGQGEAPMTITGLRRADHIDADDAVLGSVGYARSGVDVAVLRDDGTPASAGEIGEIVCRGDVVMAGYWNNPEATAKTLQEGWLRTGDMGSFDERGFLTLRDRSKDVVISGGSNIYPREVEEILLEHPGVDEAGVVGAPDEEWGEVVVAFIVGSASPADLDAHLLERIARFKRPKRYEYIDELPKNSYGKVLKRALRERLA, encoded by the coding sequence GTGAACCTGTTCGGCCTTCTGGACCAGGCCGCAGAGCGGTTCGGCGATCGTGGCGCGGTGTTCCGTGGTGAGAGCCAGTTGCACACGTGGTCCGAGTTGCGTGAACGGGCGATGCGAATCGCGTCCACCCTTGGGGCGCCCGGCACCCGTATCGCCATCGCCAGCGAGAACCGCCCTGAGATCGTCGAGCTGATGTTCGCGACATGGGCGGCCGAGTGTGCGGTCGTGCCGATCAACTACAAGCTTCATCCGCGCGAAATGGTCCAGATCATCGACGACGCAGGGGTCTCGCAGGTGTTCGCGTCGCCCAAGATCGGCGCGGAGCTGTCGTCGGCCACCGACGTGCCCGTCGAAACCGTTGACTCAGAGGCCTATTCGGCGCGCACAACGAGCACCCCGGTGGAACGGCCGCGCAGCACCGACCCGGCGACCCTGGCCTGGCTCTTCTACACCAGCGGGACCACCGGCCGCTCGAAGGGGGCCATGCTCTCGCACCGCAACCTGATGGCGATGACGGTGTCGCACCTGGCGGATTTCGACTCGCCGGACCACACCTGCAGCCTGGTGCACGGCGCACCGATGTCGCACGGCTCCGGCCTGTACATCCCGCCCTACGTGTTACGTGCTGCGCGGCAGGTGATTCCGGCCTCCGCGGCGTTTGAGCCGGGCGAGTTTCTCGACCTTTGTGAGCGTCATCCCGGCTGCAGCGCGTTCCTCGCGCCCACGATGGTTCAGCGCCTCGTCCAGACCGGACGCGCACGCCCACAGAACCTGCGCACGATCGTGTACGGCGGCGGCCCGATGTACGTCGACAGCCTGAAGAAGGCGGTGGCGGCGTTCGGCCCGATATTCGTCCAGCTCTACGGTCAAGGCGAGGCACCGATGACCATCACCGGGCTGCGCAGGGCCGACCACATCGACGCCGATGACGCGGTTCTGGGTTCCGTCGGGTACGCCCGGTCAGGTGTGGACGTCGCGGTGCTGCGCGACGACGGCACACCGGCGTCGGCGGGTGAGATCGGTGAGATCGTCTGTCGCGGAGACGTTGTCATGGCCGGCTACTGGAACAATCCCGAGGCCACCGCGAAGACCCTGCAGGAAGGGTGGTTGCGCACCGGCGACATGGGGTCGTTCGACGAGCGCGGCTTCCTCACGTTGCGGGACCGCTCCAAGGATGTGGTGATCAGCGGAGGAAGCAACATCTATCCGCGCGAGGTCGAGGAGATCCTGCTCGAGCATCCGGGCGTCGACGAGGCGGGTGTCGTGGGGGCGCCTGACGAGGAGTGGGGCGAGGTCGTCGTTGCGTTCATCGTCGGCTCGGCGTCGCCCGCGGACCTGGACGCTCATCTGCTCGAGCGCATCGCGCGGTTCAAAAGGCCCAAGCGGTACGAGTACATCGACGAGCTGCCGAAGAACAGCTACGGCAAGGTGCTCAAGCGGGCCTTGCGCGAGCGCTTGGCTTAG
- a CDS encoding NAD(P)-binding oxidoreductase, translating to MRVVIAGGHGKIALILERLLSERGDTAVGLIRNPDHVADVEATGAQAVVIDLEAVTAADVATHLQGADAVVFAAGAGPGSGAARKQTVDCDAAILLADAAEIAGVRRYVMVSAIGADVEAPDDIGDPVFVAYLRAKGHADDVIRARDALEVTVIRPGHLTNDAGTGRVEISDQTGHGDIPREDVAKVLLGMLDTPETAGRTFELIGGETPIAQAVNQAR from the coding sequence ATGCGCGTCGTCATCGCCGGTGGGCACGGCAAGATCGCCCTCATCCTCGAACGCCTGCTCTCCGAGCGCGGAGACACGGCGGTCGGCCTGATCAGAAACCCCGACCACGTCGCCGACGTGGAAGCGACAGGTGCCCAGGCAGTCGTCATCGACCTCGAAGCCGTCACCGCCGCCGACGTCGCAACGCACCTGCAGGGCGCCGACGCCGTCGTGTTCGCGGCGGGGGCAGGCCCCGGCAGTGGCGCGGCACGCAAGCAGACCGTCGACTGTGATGCGGCCATTCTGCTCGCCGACGCGGCCGAGATCGCGGGAGTGCGGCGCTACGTGATGGTTTCGGCGATCGGTGCCGATGTCGAGGCACCCGATGACATCGGCGATCCGGTGTTCGTCGCGTATCTGCGCGCGAAAGGCCATGCGGACGACGTGATCCGCGCGCGTGATGCACTCGAGGTCACCGTCATACGCCCCGGCCATCTCACGAACGACGCGGGCACGGGTCGGGTCGAGATATCCGACCAGACCGGGCATGGTGACATCCCGCGCGAGGATGTCGCCAAGGTTCTGCTCGGGATGCTCGACACTCCCGAGACCGCCGGGCGCACGTTCGAGCTGATCGGCGGGGAAACGCCGATCGCCCAGGCGGTCAACCAAGCGCGGTGA